From one Motacilla alba alba isolate MOTALB_02 chromosome 8, Motacilla_alba_V1.0_pri, whole genome shotgun sequence genomic stretch:
- the BARHL2 gene encoding barH-like 2 homeobox protein has product MEGPSGSSFGIDTILSGGSTGSPGVMNGDFRPHGDGRPADFRSQATPSPCSEIDTVGTAPSSPISVSMEHPEPHLGVAENLPPPPPHHLHLGPHPPPPPSLQPSPPQPPPPQLGSASSGPRTSTSSFLIKDILGDSKPLAACAPYSTSVPSPHHTPKQEGSAAPESFRPKLEQEDGKAKLDKRDDTQGDIKCHGTKEEGDREISSSRDSPPVRAKKPRKARTAFSDHQLNQLERSFERQKYLSVQDRMDLAAALNLTDTQVKTWYQNRRTKWKRQTAVGLELLAEAGNYSALQRMFPSPYFYHPSLLGSMDSTTAAAAAAAMYSSMYRTPPAPHPQLQRPLVPRVLIHGLGPGGQPALNPLANPMPGTPHPR; this is encoded by the exons ATGGAGGGGCCGAGCGGGTCCAGCTTCGGGATAGATACGATCCTGTCGGGTGGCAGCACCGGCAGCCCCGGAGTCATGAACGGAGATTTTCGCCCCCACGGCGACGGCCGGCCGGCGGATTTTAGGAGCCAGGCCACGCCGTCCCCCTGCTCGGAAATCGACACGGTGGGAACGGCGCCCTCATCGCCCATCTCGGTGAGCATGGAACACCCCGAGCCGCACCTGGGGGTGGCGGAGAacctcccgccgccgccgccgcaccACCTCCACCTTGGCCCAcacccgccgccgccgccgagtTTGCAGCCGTCGCCCCCGCAGCCACCGCCTCCACAGCTGGGCTCGGCCAGCTCCGGCCCCAGGACTTCCACCTCctcttttttaattaaggaCATTTTGGGCGACAGCAAACCGCTAGCGGCGTGTGCACCTTACAGTACCAGCGTCCCCTCTCCCCACCATACTCCCAAGCAGGAGGGCAGCGCGGCACCGGAGAGCTTCAGGCCCAAACTCGAGCAGGAGGACGGTAAAGCCAAGCTCGACAAGCGCGACGACACGCAGGGGGACATCAAATGCCACG GGACAAAGGAAGAGGGCGATCGGGAGATCAGCAGCAGCCGGGACAGCCCGCCGGTGCGGGCCAAGAAGCCTCGGAAGGCACGAACAGCTTTCTCCGACCATCAACTCAACCAGCTGGAGCGCAGCTTCGAGCGGCAGAAGTACCTGAGCGTGCAGGACCGCATGGACTTGGCCGCCGCCCTCAACCTCACCGACACGCAGGTCAAAACCTGGTACCAGAACCGGAG GACGAAGTGGAAGCGACAGACGGCGGtgggcctggagctgctggccgaGGCCGGGAACTACTCAGCGCTGCAGCGGATGTTCCCCTCGCCCTATTTCTATCACCCCAGCCTGCTGGGCAGCATGGACAGCACGACGGCAGCTGCGGCGGCCGCAGCCATGTACAGCAGCATGTACCGGACTCCCCCCGCGCcgcacccccagctccagcgGCCGCTGGTGCCGCGGGTGCTGATCCACGGGCTGGGGCCcggcgggcagccggccctcaATCCCCTGGCCAACCCCATGCCCGGCACCCCGCACCCCCGGTGA